A genome region from Candidatus Neomarinimicrobiota bacterium includes the following:
- a CDS encoding SRPBCC domain-containing protein, which yields MPLSFEVSQVFPATPEAIYQAWLSSDGHTAMTGSPASATDVVGDSFDAWEGYIQGQNLELEPPKRIVQSWRTTEFDASEEDSRLEIELQPQDGGTLVTLRHSGLPEHGMHYKQGWVDSYFLPMLAYFGE from the coding sequence ATGCCCCTCTCATTTGAAGTTTCCCAGGTCTTCCCGGCGACACCGGAGGCGATTTACCAGGCGTGGCTCAGCTCCGACGGGCACACGGCCATGACCGGCAGTCCCGCCAGCGCCACGGACGTGGTGGGAGATTCTTTCGACGCGTGGGAAGGCTACATCCAGGGGCAGAATTTGGAACTGGAGCCGCCGAAGCGCATCGTGCAGAGCTGGCGGACGACGGAGTTCGATGCGTCCGAGGAGGACTCGCGGCTGGAGATCGAGCTGCAGCCGCAAGACGGCGGGACGCTGGTCACCCTGCGGCATAGCGGACTCCCGGAGCACGGGATGCACTACAAGCAGGGCTGGGTGGACAGCTACTTCCTGCCCATGCTGGCCTATTTCGGGGAGTGA
- a CDS encoding ASCH domain-containing protein has product MSGGAILMSIRPQYVDRMISGDKSVELRRRRPKHMGNGTIVLIYASRPVGLIMGAFKVDHLVEKPKEQLWREVRKKAGVTREEFERYFSGVANGVGIFFSSFRRLPEPIRPESSGSNGIQIHPPQSYRYVQLDDFNLKSYAIFGDAPLI; this is encoded by the coding sequence ATGAGTGGTGGAGCCATATTGATGTCCATTCGGCCGCAATATGTGGATAGAATGATATCTGGCGACAAGAGTGTCGAGCTAAGGCGGAGGCGACCCAAACACATGGGGAATGGTACAATCGTATTGATATATGCATCTCGCCCAGTTGGTTTGATCATGGGGGCATTTAAAGTGGATCATTTGGTCGAGAAACCTAAGGAGCAGCTTTGGAGAGAGGTCCGGAAAAAGGCTGGCGTTACGAGGGAAGAATTTGAGAGATATTTTTCGGGGGTAGCTAATGGCGTGGGTATATTTTTCTCTAGTTTTAGGCGATTGCCCGAGCCGATTCGACCAGAATCATCGGGAAGTAACGGAATCCAGATCCACCCCCCGCAGAGTTACAGATACGTTCAATTAGATGACTTCAATTTGAAATCTTACGCAATTTTTGGCGATGCCCCTCTCATTTGA